The following proteins are co-located in the Macrobrachium rosenbergii isolate ZJJX-2024 chromosome 28, ASM4041242v1, whole genome shotgun sequence genome:
- the LOC136854049 gene encoding uncharacterized protein, whose translation MSRKMEGASSKILTCFIIFVFCIGDFLNALHITDIKVPSPLATGEGGWLECEWADDGDNIYALKWYLGLDEFYRWTPAETPPVKTFPVKGNPITVDLEASRRGRVRIGQVTLEATGVYRCEVSAEAPSFHTESKVASMTIVDLPDDKPLITGTQPSYQLHEEVRLNCSSPHSQPASTLTFLVNNEQADPSWLVYYNSREDSSTGLETAVLGLRFSLRPRLMRQGFVSVKCIAQILDIYWDSSETLIMGDMPYHASVMEGRASSAYKLSAATTSLVSMAPVIFAFAKAW comes from the exons ATTTCCTCAACGCCCTCCACATCACAGACATCAAAGTTCCCAGCCCTCTTGCGACGGGCGAGGGAGGCTGGCTGGAGTGCGAGTGGGCGGATGACGGGGACAACATCTACGCCCTCAAATGGTACCTGGGCCTCGACGAATTCTATCGGTGGACCCCTGCCGAAACCCCTCCAGTGAAGACGTTCCCAGTTAAAGGGAATCCCATCACGGTGGATCTCGAGGCGTCACGTCGAGGCCGGGTTCGCATCGGGCAGGTAACACTCGAAGCAACCGGCGTCTACCGATGCGAAGTGTCTGCAGAAGCTCCTTCCTTTCACACAGAGTCAAAAGTAGCTTCGATGACCATCGTAG ATCTCCCAGATGATAAGCCACTTATCACGGGAACTCAGCCTAGTTACCAGCTGCACGAAGAGGTTCGCCTGAATTGTTCGTCTCCTCATTCTCAGCCGGCCTCCACTCTCACATTCCTAGTCAACAATGAGCAG GCTGACCCATCATGGTTAGTATACTACAACAGTCGCGAGGACTCTTCGACTGGGCTTGAAACAGCCGTTTTAGGCCTACGCTTCTCCCTCAGACCAAGACTCATGCGGCAGGGGTTCGTCAGCGTGAAATGCATAGCGCAGATCTTGGACATATACTGGGACAGCAGTGAGACTCTCATCATGGGAGACATGCCCTACCACGCTTCCGTCATGGAAGGAAGGGCATCATCTGCCTATA aaTTATCAGCAGCCACAACTAGTCTAGTAAGCATGGCGCCGGTGATCTTCGCGTTTGCGAAGGCGTGgtga